Proteins encoded in a region of the Candidatus Methylomirabilota bacterium genome:
- the lnt gene encoding apolipoprotein N-acyltransferase: protein MPVLIAGGVLGALAYPATDWWPLAWIWLVPTLAWALVLPPRAAFREAWLEGAVFFVVLLRWLDHTFRHYSAIPWPLTWGPIALLAGYCALYVGLAGAWVAWTRPRLGPGWALATVPPLWVAGEWLRGWLMDGFPWGLAGYSQHGVLPVIQIAELTGVYGVSFLLVAVNCALAAAVRLGWRRALPGMVAAGALVLGALAFGWSALAVTPAPGTHVRIAVIQPNIAQTLKWDPERHAEIMDIYEALTREAARPVDVGDPTSRPAAVLWPETATTIFLRGDPALLGRLTRLSAELRMPLLAGSVDRRETPRPQFLNSAFFLTGQGIRAKYDKIHLVPFGEYVPLAWLIGFVRSWAEFISDFGAGTEPVIMPLEGAPFGTVICYEVIFPELFRRGVIAGAAFMANITNDAWFGETSGPWQHLGTVPLRAVENRVAIVRAANTGVSAFVDPSGRIRRMLPLGERGVLVDRVPLRQRATLYVRWGDWFVYACLALVGATAGFTYFRRSSC from the coding sequence GTGCCGGTGCTCATCGCCGGGGGCGTGCTGGGCGCCCTCGCGTATCCCGCGACGGACTGGTGGCCGCTCGCCTGGATCTGGCTCGTGCCCACGCTCGCCTGGGCGCTCGTCCTGCCGCCGCGCGCGGCGTTCCGCGAGGCGTGGCTCGAGGGCGCCGTGTTCTTCGTGGTCCTCCTCCGTTGGCTCGATCACACCTTCCGCCACTACAGCGCGATCCCGTGGCCGCTCACGTGGGGGCCCATCGCGCTGCTGGCCGGGTACTGTGCACTCTACGTCGGCCTCGCCGGGGCATGGGTGGCATGGACGCGGCCGCGCCTGGGACCGGGCTGGGCGCTCGCTACCGTGCCGCCCCTCTGGGTGGCCGGCGAGTGGCTGCGCGGGTGGCTCATGGACGGCTTTCCCTGGGGGCTCGCCGGATATTCGCAGCACGGCGTGCTGCCCGTGATCCAGATCGCGGAGCTCACCGGCGTCTACGGCGTGTCATTCCTTCTCGTCGCGGTGAACTGTGCGCTCGCGGCGGCAGTCCGTCTCGGCTGGCGCCGCGCGCTCCCGGGGATGGTTGCCGCCGGCGCCCTGGTCCTCGGCGCCCTGGCGTTCGGATGGAGCGCGCTCGCCGTGACACCTGCGCCGGGCACCCACGTGCGCATCGCGGTGATTCAGCCCAACATCGCCCAGACGCTCAAATGGGATCCCGAGCGGCACGCCGAGATCATGGACATCTACGAGGCCCTCACGCGAGAGGCGGCGCGCCCCGTGGACGTGGGCGACCCCACGTCGCGTCCGGCGGCGGTGCTCTGGCCGGAGACCGCGACCACCATCTTCCTCCGCGGAGACCCGGCGCTCCTGGGCCGGCTGACGCGCCTGTCCGCGGAGCTTCGGATGCCGCTCCTGGCCGGGTCAGTCGATCGTCGGGAGACCCCCCGGCCGCAATTCCTGAACAGCGCATTTTTCCTGACCGGACAAGGGATTAGGGCCAAGTATGATAAGATTCACCTGGTGCCGTTCGGGGAATATGTCCCCCTGGCCTGGCTCATCGGGTTCGTGCGGAGCTGGGCCGAGTTCATATCGGACTTCGGAGCGGGCACAGAGCCGGTGATCATGCCGCTCGAGGGCGCCCCGTTCGGCACGGTGATCTGCTACGAGGTCATCTTCCCGGAGCTGTTTCGCCGGGGCGTGATCGCGGGCGCGGCGTTCATGGCGAACATCACCAACGACGCCTGGTTCGGCGAGACGAGTGGGCCGTGGCAGCACTTGGGTACGGTGCCGCTGCGCGCGGTCGAGAATCGGGTGGCCATCGTCCGGGCGGCGAATACGGGCGTGTCGGCCTTCGTCGACCCCAGCGGACGGATTCGGCGCATGCTGCCGCTGGGCGAGCGCGGGGTGCTGGTGGATCGGGTGCCGCTGCGCCAGCGCGCGACGCTCTACGTGCGCTGGGGTGACTGGTTCGTGTATGCGTGTCTGGCGCTGGTCGGAGCGACGGCCGGCTTCACCTACTTCCGGAGGTCTTCGTGCTGA
- a CDS encoding metallophosphoesterase, whose product MEPLHQRAPRPRAQRAPAARLAATVPIIRYAVLSDIHANHPALDAVLADAAREGARAVLCLGDLVGYGADPEACVDIVGERASALVGGNHEHGVAGLLDLAWFNPMARAATLWTREQLAPDTLAWLGARPLTATVEDATLVHASPHRPEEWDYLLSAEEGFAVFQDFATRLCFVGHSHRPGVWSLGSSGPEHAATFTAWPVDVALEAGRRYLINVGSVGQPRDRDPRAAYAVWDVEARRVDIRRVSYDHREAARRILAAGLPRLLAERLAGGF is encoded by the coding sequence ATCGAGCCGCTTCATCAACGGGCTCCTCGACCGCGTGCACAAAGAGCACCGGCCGCCCGACTAGCGGCCACGGTCCCCATCATCCGCTACGCCGTCCTGTCGGACATACACGCCAACCATCCCGCCTTGGACGCCGTGCTCGCCGACGCGGCCAGGGAGGGGGCGCGCGCCGTGCTGTGTCTCGGCGACCTCGTCGGCTACGGCGCGGACCCCGAGGCCTGCGTCGACATCGTGGGGGAGCGCGCGAGCGCGCTGGTGGGCGGCAATCACGAGCACGGCGTCGCCGGCCTCCTCGACCTCGCCTGGTTCAATCCGATGGCTCGTGCGGCCACGCTGTGGACGCGCGAGCAGCTGGCGCCCGACACGCTGGCCTGGCTCGGCGCGCGGCCCCTGACCGCCACCGTCGAGGACGCGACCCTCGTCCACGCGAGCCCGCATCGACCGGAGGAATGGGACTATCTCCTCTCCGCCGAGGAGGGGTTCGCGGTGTTCCAGGACTTCGCGACGCGCCTGTGCTTCGTGGGGCACTCGCACCGGCCCGGCGTCTGGTCGTTGGGCTCGAGCGGGCCCGAGCATGCGGCCACGTTCACCGCATGGCCGGTGGACGTGGCCCTCGAAGCCGGCCGGCGCTACCTGATCAATGTCGGCAGCGTGGGCCAGCCCCGCGACCGCGATCCCCGCGCGGCCTACGCGGTGTGGGACGTGGAGGCGCGGCGGGTCGACATCCGCCGCGTATCCTACGATCACCGGGAAGCCGCGCGCCGTATCCTCGCCGCGGGCCTGCCTCGCCTCCTCGCCGAGCGCCTCGCCGGTGGGTTCTGA
- the nusB gene encoding transcription antitermination factor NusB: MGKRRKSRELALQLLYQLDLQEAASAEPYFDEFWARHPVDDEVRAFVESLVRGTTLHQEKIDEVIAQYAENWDMDRMAVVDRNILRAGVFELLWRADIPPKVAINEALEVAKKFSTRESSRFINGLLDRVHKEHRPPD, from the coding sequence ATGGGCAAGCGTCGCAAGTCCCGCGAGCTGGCCCTGCAGCTCCTCTACCAGCTGGATCTCCAGGAGGCGGCGAGCGCCGAGCCCTACTTCGACGAGTTCTGGGCCCGCCATCCGGTGGACGACGAGGTGCGGGCGTTCGTCGAGTCCCTCGTGCGGGGCACCACACTCCATCAGGAGAAGATAGACGAGGTCATCGCCCAGTACGCGGAGAACTGGGACATGGACCGCATGGCCGTGGTCGACCGCAACATCCTCCGCGCGGGCGTCTTCGAGCTCCTGTGGCGGGCCGACATCCCGCCGAAGGTCGCGATCAACGAGGCGCTCGAAGTCGCGAAGAAGTTCAGCACGCGCGAATCGAGCCGCTTCATCAACGGGCTCCTCGACCGCGTGCACAAAGAGCACCGGCCGCCCGACTAG
- the ribH gene encoding 6,7-dimethyl-8-ribityllumazine synthase: MAGRAPTSRPREGVAGGSATARFAVVAARFNEAISKKLADGAVAAFTEAGIGAGRVEVHWVPGSFELPLAALTLARSGRFAGVACVGVVIKGGTPHFDFICREAAAGIREASLATGVPIGFGVITALTEEQAWERAGGAVGNRGEEAAHAVLEMAEWLRGRSRPRRH, translated from the coding sequence ATGGCGGGCCGCGCCCCCACGTCGCGGCCGCGCGAGGGTGTCGCCGGCGGCTCGGCCACGGCGCGCTTCGCCGTCGTCGCCGCCCGCTTCAACGAGGCGATCTCGAAGAAGCTCGCCGACGGCGCGGTGGCCGCCTTTACCGAGGCGGGCATCGGCGCCGGCCGCGTCGAGGTGCACTGGGTGCCCGGCTCCTTCGAACTTCCCCTCGCGGCGCTTACCCTCGCCAGATCGGGGCGGTTCGCCGGTGTCGCCTGCGTGGGTGTCGTCATCAAGGGTGGCACGCCCCACTTCGACTTCATCTGCCGTGAGGCGGCCGCGGGCATCCGCGAGGCGTCGCTCGCCACCGGCGTGCCCATCGGCTTCGGGGTGATCACCGCGCTCACCGAGGAGCAGGCGTGGGAGCGCGCGGGCGGCGCCGTCGGCAATCGCGGGGAGGAGGCCGCCCACGCCGTGCTCGAGATGGCGGAGTGGCTCCGTGGTCGCTCGCGTCCGCGGAGGCATTGA
- a CDS encoding bifunctional 3,4-dihydroxy-2-butanone-4-phosphate synthase/GTP cyclohydrolase II encodes MISNRGDVSVGQFATIENAIEEIRAGRMLVVVDDEDRENEGDLVMAADRVTPEAINFMARYGRGLICVPMLGERLDELEIGLMVRDNTEPHGTAFTTTVDARRGVTTGISAYDRAVTIRTLVDPASRPEDLNRPGHIFPLRALPGGVLRRAGHTEAAVDLARMAGSAPMGVICEILDEEGGMARLPELFKTARTHGLMVITIKDLIEYRMQKEKLVRRAAETRLPTEFGEFLCIAYDTTVDDRVPVALVMGDVSGDAPVLMRVHSECLTGDVFGSERCDCGSQLHRALAIIAREGRGVLVYMRQEGRGIGLVNKLRAYELQDQGKDTVEANHALGFGADLRHYGIGAQILVDLGIRNLRYLTNNPKKIVGIEGYGLRVVERVPLEIPPTDANRRYLTTKREKMGHLFSAFPD; translated from the coding sequence GTGATCAGCAACCGTGGGGACGTGAGCGTCGGACAGTTCGCGACCATCGAGAACGCCATCGAGGAGATCCGCGCCGGCCGGATGCTGGTCGTCGTGGACGACGAGGATCGCGAGAATGAGGGCGACCTCGTCATGGCCGCGGATCGGGTTACCCCGGAGGCCATCAACTTCATGGCCCGGTACGGGCGCGGCCTCATCTGCGTGCCCATGCTCGGCGAGCGGCTGGACGAGCTCGAGATCGGCCTCATGGTGCGAGACAACACCGAGCCCCACGGCACCGCGTTCACCACCACCGTCGACGCGCGGCGGGGCGTCACCACCGGCATCTCTGCCTACGACCGGGCCGTCACCATCCGCACGCTGGTCGATCCCGCCTCGCGCCCCGAGGATCTGAACCGCCCCGGGCACATCTTTCCCCTCCGCGCGCTCCCCGGCGGCGTGCTGCGCCGGGCCGGCCACACCGAGGCGGCGGTGGACCTCGCCCGCATGGCGGGCTCCGCGCCCATGGGCGTGATCTGCGAGATCCTAGACGAGGAAGGCGGGATGGCGCGCCTGCCCGAGCTCTTCAAGACCGCGCGCACGCACGGGCTGATGGTCATCACGATCAAGGACCTCATCGAGTATCGGATGCAGAAGGAGAAGCTGGTCCGCCGCGCGGCAGAGACTCGCCTGCCCACCGAGTTCGGCGAGTTCCTGTGCATCGCCTACGACACCACCGTGGACGACCGCGTGCCGGTGGCCCTCGTCATGGGCGACGTGTCGGGGGACGCGCCGGTGCTGATGCGCGTCCACTCGGAGTGCCTCACCGGCGACGTGTTCGGCTCCGAGCGCTGCGACTGCGGCTCCCAGCTGCATCGCGCGCTCGCCATCATTGCCCGCGAAGGCCGCGGCGTGCTCGTGTACATGCGGCAGGAGGGGCGGGGGATCGGGCTCGTCAACAAGCTGCGCGCGTACGAGCTGCAGGACCAGGGCAAGGACACGGTCGAGGCCAACCATGCTCTCGGCTTCGGGGCGGATCTCCGTCACTACGGCATCGGCGCGCAAATCCTGGTGGACCTCGGCATCAGGAACCTCCGCTACCTGACCAACAACCCGAAAAAGATCGTCGGCATCGAGGGCTACGGCCTGCGCGTCGTCGAGCGCGTGCCGCTCGAGATCCCGCCTACCGACGCCAACCGCCGCTACCTCACCACCAAGCGTGAGAAGATGGGCCACCTCTTCTCGGCGTTCCCCGACTGA
- a CDS encoding riboflavin synthase, which yields MFTGIVEELGRVLDRRGARLVVAAGKALDGTDLGSSVAVNGVCLTVVERGSDALGFDMGPETLTITTLGDLVAGDPVNLERPLRMGDFLGGHIVQGHVDGIGVVTAVERAADTSRIRVEWQDPRLAPYLIAKGSVAVDGVSLTVAALEEGAFEVMVIPHTLAVTTLGATRRGRRVNLEMDMIGKYVLRAWSLGGRPAGEPGGTRS from the coding sequence GTGTTCACCGGAATCGTCGAGGAGCTGGGGCGCGTCCTCGACCGTCGAGGGGCGCGCCTGGTCGTCGCGGCGGGCAAGGCCCTCGACGGCACGGATCTCGGGTCGAGCGTTGCCGTCAATGGCGTCTGCCTCACCGTGGTCGAGCGCGGCAGCGACGCGCTCGGCTTCGACATGGGACCGGAGACACTCACCATCACCACCCTCGGCGATCTGGTGGCGGGCGATCCCGTGAACCTCGAGCGTCCGCTGCGAATGGGGGACTTCCTGGGCGGCCACATCGTGCAGGGCCACGTCGACGGCATCGGCGTCGTGACCGCGGTGGAGCGCGCGGCGGACACCTCCCGGATCAGGGTAGAATGGCAGGACCCACGGCTCGCCCCGTACCTGATCGCGAAGGGCTCGGTGGCGGTGGACGGCGTGAGCCTGACGGTGGCGGCGCTCGAGGAGGGGGCGTTCGAGGTGATGGTGATCCCCCATACGCTCGCCGTCACGACGCTCGGGGCGACCCGGCGGGGACGGCGCGTGAATCTCGAGATGGACATGATCGGCAAGTACGTGCTGCGCGCGTGGAGCCTCGGCGGGCGACCCGCCGGAGAGCCGGGAGGGACTCGCTCGTGA
- the ribD gene encoding bifunctional diaminohydroxyphosphoribosylaminopyrimidine deaminase/5-amino-6-(5-phosphoribosylamino)uracil reductase RibD, with translation MSPAADDAHWMARALELAARGRGLTSPNPMVGAVVVTGGAVVGEGFHAGAGGPHAEVIALGSAGGRARGATLYVTLEPCNHQGRTPPCAPAVIAAGVTRVVSAVRDPNPRVPGGGAEALRAAGVDVSVGVREDEARDLNRAFFTAMARHRPHVTLKAAMSLDGKIAAHDGASRWITGEAARREAHRLRSESDAVVVGIGTALADDPALDVRLGRPWPREPWRVVVDSQARLPRTARVLTAGTPARALVAVTDAAPSERIAALEATGAAVLACKSAGGHVDLVDLAGRLFALDVIAVLVEGGAELNAGFLAADLVDRVAVFVAPKLVGGRGAPTPVGGPGRALGDAVSLTRASALAVGDDWLIEADVIHREDAR, from the coding sequence ATGAGCCCCGCGGCCGACGACGCGCACTGGATGGCGCGGGCGCTCGAGCTCGCGGCGCGTGGCCGCGGGCTCACCTCGCCGAATCCGATGGTGGGGGCGGTGGTGGTGACGGGCGGCGCGGTGGTCGGGGAGGGGTTCCACGCCGGCGCCGGCGGCCCGCACGCCGAGGTGATCGCGCTGGGCTCGGCGGGAGGCAGGGCGCGCGGCGCCACCCTTTACGTGACGCTCGAGCCCTGCAATCATCAGGGTCGCACGCCGCCCTGCGCGCCGGCCGTGATCGCGGCGGGGGTGACGCGTGTCGTGAGCGCGGTGCGCGATCCCAACCCGCGCGTGCCCGGCGGGGGCGCGGAGGCCCTGCGCGCGGCTGGCGTCGACGTGTCCGTCGGGGTCCGGGAGGACGAGGCGCGCGATCTCAACCGCGCGTTCTTCACGGCGATGGCCCGCCACCGTCCGCACGTGACTCTCAAGGCGGCGATGAGCCTCGACGGCAAGATCGCCGCGCACGACGGCGCCTCGCGCTGGATCACCGGTGAGGCCGCGCGGCGGGAGGCGCACCGCCTGCGCAGCGAGTCCGACGCGGTCGTGGTGGGCATCGGCACCGCGCTCGCCGACGACCCCGCGCTGGACGTGCGCCTGGGCCGGCCGTGGCCGCGCGAGCCCTGGCGCGTGGTCGTGGACAGTCAGGCGCGCCTGCCCCGCACCGCCCGTGTCCTCACGGCGGGCACGCCCGCTCGCGCGCTCGTCGCGGTGACCGACGCCGCGCCCTCGGAGCGGATCGCTGCGCTGGAGGCGACCGGCGCCGCCGTCCTCGCGTGCAAGAGCGCGGGCGGCCACGTGGATCTGGTCGATCTCGCCGGCCGCCTCTTCGCCCTCGACGTCATCGCCGTGCTCGTGGAAGGCGGGGCGGAACTCAACGCGGGCTTTCTCGCCGCCGACCTCGTGGACCGAGTCGCGGTGTTCGTCGCGCCGAAGCTCGTGGGCGGGCGCGGGGCGCCCACTCCGGTGGGCGGCCCGGGACGCGCCCTCGGCGACGCCGTCTCGCTCACCCGCGCGAGCGCTCTCGCGGTGGGCGACGACTGGCTCATCGAGGCCGACGTCATCCATCGCGAGGACGCGCGCTAG
- the ftsY gene encoding signal recognition particle-docking protein FtsY encodes MSFFGSLADRFKDGLRRSRQLFDEGLDTLLAAGRPVDEALLEELEEMLLTADLGAATAAEFVDRVRADAKRGRVSNAADVRSLLRRLFEETLEPAAAPLALEGRPAVALMLGVNGAGKTTTTGKLAAALRAQGKSVALAAADTFRAAAIEQLEEWGRRADAPVIRQAAGADPAAVVFDAVKGAAARGTDVLLVDTAGRLHTKTNLMDELSKLKRVIERQLPGAPQECLMVLEAPTGQNGLAQARLFHEAVGLTGIVLTKLDGTAKGGIVVRIWRELGVPIKLVGVGEKVEDLQPFDAKAFAAALLPDA; translated from the coding sequence ATGAGCTTCTTCGGCTCCCTCGCCGACCGGTTCAAGGACGGCCTTCGGCGCTCGCGGCAGCTCTTCGACGAGGGCCTCGACACGCTGCTGGCCGCCGGACGCCCGGTCGACGAGGCTCTCCTCGAGGAGCTGGAGGAGATGCTCCTCACCGCGGACCTGGGAGCGGCGACCGCCGCGGAGTTCGTGGACCGCGTGCGCGCGGACGCAAAGCGTGGCCGGGTCAGCAACGCCGCCGACGTGCGCTCGCTCCTTCGCCGCCTCTTCGAGGAGACGCTCGAGCCCGCGGCCGCCCCGCTCGCTCTCGAAGGGCGACCCGCCGTCGCCCTCATGCTCGGCGTCAACGGCGCCGGCAAGACTACCACCACCGGCAAGCTCGCCGCGGCGCTCCGCGCGCAGGGGAAGTCGGTGGCCCTCGCCGCGGCCGATACGTTTCGCGCCGCCGCCATCGAGCAGCTCGAGGAGTGGGGCCGCCGGGCCGACGCGCCGGTGATCCGGCAGGCGGCCGGCGCCGATCCCGCCGCGGTGGTCTTCGACGCGGTGAAGGGGGCGGCGGCCCGCGGCACGGATGTGCTGCTCGTCGACACCGCGGGGCGCCTGCACACAAAGACCAACCTCATGGACGAGCTGTCGAAGCTCAAGCGAGTGATCGAGCGACAGCTCCCGGGCGCGCCGCAGGAATGCCTCATGGTGCTGGAAGCGCCGACGGGTCAGAACGGGCTCGCGCAGGCGCGGCTCTTCCACGAGGCGGTGGGGCTCACCGGGATCGTGCTCACCAAGCTCGACGGCACCGCCAAGGGCGGGATCGTGGTTCGCATCTGGCGCGAACTGGGCGTGCCGATCAAGCTGGTCGGGGTGGGGGAGAAGGTCGAGGACCTCCAACCGTTCGACGCCAAGGCCTTCGCCGCGGCGCTCCTGCCGGACGCATGA
- a CDS encoding helix-turn-helix domain-containing protein yields the protein MGSLGTYLRELRSAKDVSLDEVTRATRVGRAHLEALEVEDLASLPAPVFVKGFIRAYCEFLQTDPGEALSRYRELTGDRSHAVSTGHLDARGAGLGRGPVFVSVILLVVLGTALFILNSGRDSSSRLTRAPVVPAVAPAAPPAATPMPRATEAPGAQEVSTAPAPTPVATPAAPAAPPPAATSVPAAATAAPPRGGQHLVAKALEPTWIRVQIDGVRSVEELLPAGATREWSAEKRFVLTVGNAGGISLELNGRPLPPIGAPGAVIRELVLPADGG from the coding sequence ATGGGCTCCCTCGGCACATATCTGCGCGAGCTACGCTCGGCCAAGGACGTGTCCCTGGACGAGGTCACCCGCGCCACCCGCGTCGGCCGCGCGCACCTAGAGGCGCTCGAGGTCGAGGATCTGGCCTCCTTGCCGGCGCCGGTGTTCGTGAAGGGGTTCATTCGCGCCTACTGCGAGTTCCTCCAGACCGACCCGGGCGAGGCACTGTCGCGGTATCGCGAGCTGACCGGGGATCGATCGCACGCCGTCAGCACGGGCCATCTCGACGCGCGCGGCGCCGGCCTGGGGCGCGGCCCCGTCTTCGTGAGCGTGATCCTGCTCGTCGTGCTCGGCACGGCGCTCTTCATCCTCAACTCCGGGCGAGATTCGTCGTCACGCCTTACGCGCGCGCCTGTCGTGCCTGCGGTCGCCCCGGCCGCGCCACCCGCCGCCACCCCGATGCCCCGCGCCACCGAGGCCCCCGGCGCGCAGGAGGTGTCGACCGCGCCAGCCCCGACCCCCGTCGCGACGCCTGCGGCCCCGGCCGCCCCGCCTCCCGCGGCGACCTCGGTGCCGGCGGCCGCGACCGCCGCGCCGCCCCGCGGCGGTCAGCACCTGGTGGCCAAGGCGCTCGAGCCTACCTGGATCCGCGTGCAGATCGACGGGGTCCGGAGCGTGGAGGAACTCTTGCCCGCCGGGGCCACGCGCGAGTGGAGCGCGGAGAAGCGCTTCGTGCTCACGGTGGGAAATGCCGGCGGGATCTCGCTCGAGCTGAACGGCCGCCCGCTGCCGCCCATCGGCGCGCCGGGGGCGGTGATCCGCGAGCTCGTCCTCCCCGCCGACGGCGGCTGA